One window of Uloborus diversus isolate 005 chromosome 3, Udiv.v.3.1, whole genome shotgun sequence genomic DNA carries:
- the LOC129218391 gene encoding flavin-containing monooxygenase 5-like: MPETKRVAVIGAGPCGLGAVKALKDEGLEPVCFERTGHLGGLWRYHDDDVNGIASVMKTTIINTSKELGAASDCPPPAEYPNYMHHTLMYDYIKSLAEKFDCVRHIRYHHETLKIDKADDYEKTGRWVVTNKNTQTGEVISEVFDCVTVCIGHHVYPNEPTFPGQEEFNGKIMHTHSLKKVDGFEDRRVVVVGVGNSGMDAAVELSAVASKVYLSSRRGAWVLPRVGPKGHPFDAAFVRRYFNLLQRYLPYDLVCNFSEKQLNERFNHTTYNLKPKHRVWSQHPTVSDTLPIKLLSGTVVVRNGIHHFTKNGVVFEGEKDETEVDAVILATGYRVKFPFLSDDILPVKDNRVQLYKFIYPPHLPHPTLAILGLIQPSGPGFPVGEMQCRWTARIMSGHLNLPPKEQMYADIRKREEFIRKRFVDSPRHTLQVDFIGYQDELAEEIGAKPNLLKLALTDPKLFWAVFFGPSLPYQYRLQGPHTWEGARDAILTYKERVYAPFQKPGQEIVLRKKKIISGGTIAKLFFLLPLIWYFFLNVAIADF, encoded by the exons ATGCCGGAAACAAAGCGGGTAGCAGTCATTGGAGCTGGTCCCTGTGGTCTAGGGGCCGTAAAAGCATTGAAAGACGAGGGTTTAGAGCCTGTATGCTTTGAGAGAACTGGCCATCTAGGTGGCCTGTGGAGGTATCATGATGACGATGTCAACGGCATAGCATCTGTGATGAAGACAACAATCATCAATACCAGCAAAGAATTAGGCGCTGCAAGTGATTGTCCGCCTCCTGCTGAGTACCCAAACTACATGCATCACACATTGATGTACGATTACATCAAAAGCTTGGCTGAGAAGTTTGATTGTGTTCGGCACATTCGGTATCATCATGAGACATTGAAAATTGATAAAGCAGATGATTATGAg aaaacaggTCGCTGGGTTGTTACCAACAAGAACACACAAACTGGAGAAGTTATCAGCGAAGTCTTTGATTGTGTTACAGTTTGCATAGGTCATCATGTATATCCTAATGAACCCACGTTTCCAGGGCAAGAAGAATTTAACGGAAAAATTATGCATACGCACAGTTTGAAAAAGGTAGATGGATTCGAAGATCGTCGAGTGGTCGTTGTTGGAGTTGGAAACTCAGGAATGGATGCTGCTGTTGAATTAAGTGCTGTAGCCAGTAAG GTGTATCTGAGCAGTCGGCGTGGTGCATGGGTTCTTCCAAGAGTTGGGCCGAAAGGTCATCCTTTTGACGCTGCATTCGTTCGACGATATTTCAATCTTTTGCAGCGTTATCTTCCATACGATTTGGTTTGCAATTTCTCAGAAAAACAACTAAATGAAAGATTCAACCACACGACGTACAACTTGAAGCCTAAGCACAGGGTCTGGAGCCAACATCCAACTGTTAGTGATACTCTACCAATAAAACTTCTTAGTGGAACAGTTGTTGTCcgaaatggcatccatcatttcaCGAAAAATGGAGTTGTGTTTGAAGGAGAAAAG GATGAAACTGAAGTAGATGCCGTTATACTGGCGACTGGTTATCGTGTTAAATTTCCATTTCTCAGCGACGACATCCTTCCAGTTAAAGACAACAGAGTGCAGTTATACAAATTTATATATCCACCACACCTACCACATCCAACTTTAGCCATATTAGGACTCATCCAACCATCTGGTCCAGGTTTTCCAGTAGGTGAGATGCAGTGCCGATGGACGGCGAGGATCATGAGTGGACATTTAAATTTACCACCAAAAGAACAAATGTATGCTGATATCCGGAAAAGGGAAGAATTTATCCGAAAGAGATTCGTAGATTCCCCCAGACACACTCTTCAAGTTGATTTTATTGGTTACCAAGATGAGCTTGCTGAAGAAATCGGTGCAAAGCCCAATTTATTAAAACTTGCATTGACAGATCCGAAGCTTTTTTGGGCAGTTTTCTTTGGGCCTTCTCTTCCATACCAGTACCGACTTCAAGGACCCCACACATGGGAAGGCGCAAGAGATGCAATTTTAACTTACAAAGAGCGAGTTTACGCTCCATTCCAAAAACCTGGTCAGGAAATAGTACTacggaagaaaaaaatcattagtgGAGGTACCATTGCCAAGCTCTTCTTTTTGTTACCTTTGATCTGGTATTTCTTTTTGAATGTTGCTATTGCTGATTTTTGA